In Leifsonia sp. PS1209, the genomic stretch GTATCCGGTTCCTCGCCAGACCCGCATTTCGTCTCCATCAAGTTGAAGAACACCGAGGGGGGGCATCCACGCCATGCGGTGCTCGGATGCTAACTCGTTCCAGACGACGCTGTCTGCTGAGAACGGGTACAACTGAGTACCGGGGTACTGATCGCGGACGGTCCTCACTTGTGCCGCCGAGTAGAGGCCAGATCCGATGTAAATGATCGCGACGATCACTAGGACGACAATGAGGGCGATCAGCCACGCTGAGAGTGGGTTTCGACCGTTGATGGTATCGACGATCGAGCGTGCAAGCGCGGGTATCCCGACCGCAAGTGCGGCGAGATGGAGCGTCCATCTTTGCGCGGACCCCATGTAGTTTTCCTCCTGTGCTGGCCACGTTGTCAGTGGTACGACGGAAACAATTCATGCTTACCAGGGATTCTCGGTTTCCCCGGGAAACCGTCAACGCCGAACGCCCCAGCTCGGCATGTGTTTCCGGCTGCGAATGCCATACAGCTAATTGCAAGAGAGCTCGCTCCAGAAACGACCGCGGCTATGTCGAAGAGCGGACCAGCGAGCGCCCCGATTTCGCCACCGAATTCGCTGACGAGTGGACCGGCAATGGAGAACAGACCCGATGCATTTGACAGCACTCTCGCCGTAAGTTGGCCGCCGTCGGGCTCAAGCGCCCAACTCTGGACCTGATCGGTGACATGGCTCCACATTGCAGCGGTTTTGATCTGCGTCGTCAGGGGGTTCAGTAGATTTAGTGGCAGCAAGTCTGCCGCCAATCGGGCGCGAACGCCGAGCGAATTGAATGGGCCTTGTGACCAGCCGATCACAGTTGGGCTGAAGGGCGACTGCGTCTTGCTGCCGCGAATAGGAGTGTTGCCTCCATCACTCAGCCTGAATCCGCTTCCGAACTCTCCGGATAGGTCGAAGCTGTTTAACGGATCAAGTGGGTAAGCATAGTCGGTTGGGTTGCCACCGGTCACGGGGTCGACCTCTAGGAAGCGACCGAGCGCCGGGACGTATTGCCGAGCTCCCATCTCGATGGTCGCGACACTCCCCAGGTGTTCGAACATTTTTTGGGCCCCGCCCAGCCAAGCGTTGTCCAGATCGTTGGCCAGGCTATTGGCTACCGCGTCATCCGCGCTTGCGCTGCCGATAGCTCCAGATGCTGGGTCCATCGGTTGACCGAACGGATCGTAAGTATTTGAGCTCCGCGATCTGAAGCCCGCTTGGTCCGCGGCGGCGACGATATCACCATGCAGATTCGGATAGGACCATGTCCGGGCTCCGCCTGCTGTGGTGAGTGTGGTCGCTCCGCCGGGAAGCGCCATTTGATAGGTCGTAAGCATCCGTGCTTTGTCGAGTATGAACGATGGTGCGCTCGAACCGGTGAATCCGAAGAGGATCGTGGTCTCGATCCCTGCGCTGTCCTTGGTTGTGCGTTGCACGATGCGGTTGGTGGCGTCCCGTGTGTAGGTGACTTTCGTGCCGTCGGGAAGTGTTGTGCTGGTGTGTCGGTCGGCGGCGTCGTAGCTGATGACTTGGTCTGCGAGGCGGACGGTGTTGCCGTGTGCGTCATAGGACAGTGAGACGGCGGGGACCCCCGGGTAGAGCGTGGCTTGGTCAGCTGGGGTGGGTGCTCCGGTGGTTGTGGAGAGGTTGGCCCCATTGATCGGGTTCGCGTCGATCTGCCGGTTGGTGACTCGGGTTCCGGTGAGTCGGTCGGCGTGGTCGTAGCAGGAGGTGATGGTGGTGGGTGTGGCGCCGTCGAGGCTGTCGGTGTATCCGGTGCGGTTGCCGCTGAGGCCGGCCATTGTGTTCACCCCGCACCCGCTGGTGGCAGCGTATTGGTAGGTGAGCTTGTGCCTGGGGATGGTTGCGGCGATGAGGCGTCCGGCGGCATCATAGGAGTACGCGGACTTGCTGGTGGTTGTGCCGTCGGCGAGGGTGTTGGTGAGGATGCGGCCGGTTTGTGATCGGACGACGTCTTCGGTGATGGGTGCTTGGTCGCCGAAGTCCCAGGTCATACCGGTGGTGGCACCGGCGAGGTTGGTGCGGATTTGTGACAGGGCGGTGCCGTTGCCTGCGTTGCCAGGCCCGGCCGGGTAGGCGACGGATGCGAGCTGCGATCCTTGGTAGGTGTTGATGGCGATGGTGGCGCCGTTGTCGAGGACGGTGAGGAGACGCCCGTCGAGGTCGTAGGTATATCCGCGGGTGGAGGTTGTGGTCCCGTCGGGCATGGTGCTGACTGATTTGGTGATTTGGGTGAGGTGGTTCCAGGTGTTGACGGTCTTCACCCCCCACACGTCGGTGTACTCGGTCTGTCGGCCGAGATAGTCGGTTCGGGTGGTGATGGTGCCCGCGGGATCGGTGACGGTGGTGAGAGTGGGGTCGGTTCCCTTCCCAAACGTCGTCGTGACGGTGCGTGCGGGGTTGCTGCCGTAGGCGGGATAGGTGACCTTCGTGATTCGGCTGCGGAGGTCGTAGCTGGTGCAGGTCCAGTCGGCGTCGCCGCTGCGTTTGCTGGCGACGGTACGCCCGAGCAGGTCGTGGATGACTGTTGTGACGATCGCGGAGCCGACCGCCGGTGTCGGGCCGGTGGTGGATTTAAGCGTCCCGTACTGGGGTGTTGTGAGCGGGAGGCCGCACACCGCGGTGGTCAGGCTGAGCTGCGTGCCGTATCCGCCGGCGTCGGTGTAGTACTGGGAGGTGGTGCCGGCGGTGGCGGCGGGGTGGCCTGCGGCGGTTGCGGCTGGCAGCCTGCTGCTGAGGGGGCGGAGGTATCCGGCGCCGGCGGTTTCGTAGGTGGCTTCGGTGCGGAGGTTCAGTCCGGCCGGGTCGACGGTGGTGGCGATGGGTTGGCCGAGCCAGGGTGCCGTACCGTAGTCAGTCGTGGTGACCGCGGGGAGGGCTGCTGCGCCGGTGACGCCGGCGGGGATGGACTCGTCGACGGTGGTTTGGGTGGCGTAGCCGTAGTCGGGTTTCAGAGAGCTGTCTTTGACCCAGTCGAATGTGGAGGTTGCGACGGCAGCGTTACGCCAGAGCAGCTGGAATCCGGCCGATCCGCGGTCTTCGAGGATGTCGATCCGAACGGGTACGGTTCGGCCGTTCAGCGAGGTCGGCAGCGTAGCTTGCCTGGCGTGCAGTGGGCCGTTGATGGGGTCATCGATGTAGAGGATGTTGTCGACCCAGACCTTGACGGCGTCGTCCACCTTGGTTTGGATCTCCCATGTTCCGGTGGCGGGGATGGTGATGAGGCCGGTGAGGCGGGCGGTCCAGCCGTCGGCGGTGATTTCCGGGGTGGGGCTTCCTGTGCCCCAGTCGGCCGTCATTTTTCCGGACCCGGCGGGGTCGATACCGAGCCGGTAGGCCTTGGGGGCGCCGGCCCATTGTTTGTTGTCCCAGGTGGCCATGGCGAGGCCTTGTCGGCCGGTGTCGTAGTCGGTGTGGGTGTGTCCGGGTTTGATCGGGCATGACGCCAGTGGTTTCCGGTCGGCTCCGAAACAGGATGCGGGTGCGGGGCCGTACGTGTCTGTGAGGCGGTCTTGCTCGTTGTAGAGCTTGGTCGACATGAACCCGCGGGCGTCGGTCTCCGACCAGACGAGGTCCTTCTCGATGGTCTTGTCTGCAGGGTTGTTGGGGTCTTTGGCTTGCCACCGTGTGTTTGCGGTGTTGCCGAGTGCGGATGTTCGTGACAGTTGGCGGAGGGAGTCGTCGAAGGTGACGGTGGCTGAATGCCCGTTGGACGGTGCCACGTTGGGCACGGTTTGTCCGTTCGCGTCGGCGTAGGTGACGTTGTCGCCGTAGACGTAGCTGGTGGCGGTGCGCGCGTTGACGGTGACTCCGTCGCCGGCGGGGAGGACGATTTTGGCGATCCTGTTGGAGGTGTCGTAGGAGATCGAGGCGTAGTCTGCTGCCCGGAGCGCGCTGCCTGGGTTGACCGTGTACCAGTCGTTCGCGGCCGCGTCGCGTACCGCGCTCATGAGGCCGTTTGCTGCGTAGCCGAAGCTGGTGATTTCGCTTCCGGGGTCGTCGATGCGCATCAGCTTTGCAGCGTTTGCGCTGGACGTGTTGTAGAACAGGCGGGTGTAGTCGCGCTTCCCTGAGACGTGTCCGGGGTAGATGATCGCGCAGAGCATCCCTGCCGGTGCGGGCGGGAACAGGACAGTACCTGCACTGTCGGTGACCTGTGGGCAGGCGAGGGACGAGTTGGTGTCCGCGCTGGTCAGTCCGACCGATGCGGCGGTGTCGCCGCCGTAGGCGAACACGACTTCGCGGTCGTATTTGGCTGGCGATGAGCCGGCGACCTTGGACAGCGGGTCACTGATCCGATCAATCCGGCTGGACCCTGCCCGGTACGAGCTGATCGGGGCGGCGGACTTCTTCGCGTCGACAGGGCTGGAGACGGTGGTGACGTCTCCGGCTTCGTTGAACGAGTAGATGCTGCCGTCGGAGGTGGTGAACGACACCTGGTTGTCCGCGTCGAGAGCGACGATGCCGGCCTCACCTGCGGGCGGGGTGTACCCGGTGTTCGTTTTGCTGAACACGTGCACACCACCGGTGGAGTCGGTGAAGGTGACGCCCGTCTCGGTGACTTTCGCCTTCGAGAACGCGCCAGCGGACCCGGCGACCGGGGTGGACGCGGCCCAGCCGGCTGGAAGGATCTCCGGTGTGAGCGTGAACCAGCTGGCAGGCACCTCGAACGGTGCGCCCCCGTCCTTCTTCGCCATCAACGTCACATAAGCGCCCGCGACGACCTCCTGATACTGGAGTTGGAAGGCGACGCTCGAGCCGTTGAGCGCGATCGCCGGCTTGTCCCAGACAGGAGTCGTGCTGGGTGCGTTCCATTTGTCGATGATGACGGTGTTCTGGATCCACGCCCGGACGCCGTCATCCTGCAGGGCGGAGAACTGGTAGCTGCCGGGGGCGTCCGGGGTGAGGAACCCGGACCAGCGGACCAGGAAGTAGTCGTTCTTCAGGGCGGGGCCCGGTGAGCCGTTCTTCCAGTCGAAGTTGATTGCCGGGTCCGTGCGCACCATCACCGGTGACTTCCCGGTGAAGCTGTAGTCCGGGGATGCGCCGGCGGCGGGGGTTACGTCGAAGTACTCCCCCTTCAACCCGCGGTTGGAAGGCTTCAACGTGTTGTAGTTGAACGACATCCCCATCGGGCCGCCCAGCGTCGATACCGTCGGCGACGAGAACGAGAGACCCATGTTGCCGTTGGCCATGTTCACCGTCGCCGGTCCGACCTTGTCTGTCGGAGCCGGGCCCGCGTCGCCGATGCGGAGGTTGACGGTCATCTTGTTCGTCCACCAGGGCTGATACTCGGTGGTGCCGTCCTTGATCAGGACCCCCCACCAGTAGATGGAGCCATCCTGCAACGTTCCGGCGGGCGGGGTCCAGGACGTGCTGTCCACCCAGCCCGAGTTCGCGATCTGCCCGCTCACCCCGTCCGATCCGGTCGTGATCCGGTACCAATACTTCACCGCACCACCGGCGGCGCCAGTGACCTTGTCGATCGACAGCTCCGGGGTCAGATTCGTGACCACCGCTCCGTCGCCCGGACTGGCAGTGTCCCGGTTCGGGGACGTCATATTGCCGGTCGTGAACGACCAGATGGCGCTGCCGCGCACGGTCGAGGACCCGAGGACACCGTTGTACCCGTCCTTG encodes the following:
- a CDS encoding PA14 domain-containing protein, with amino-acid sequence MRQWFTTGQLSSVTPAAAAPDEESPSSSSIPSVPSMDAGGEPDTSASAPAGSFKDAPPVGLPESPPAPEPVQGAKPDLSEFADGDQQVVDRDEFSTTYEGPDDSLVSAISPTPVNVKADDGAWVPIQTDLSTTGPLSWLGQGGAEVQQHPLKPEFAEHADDAKLLTMSRGDDTVTFSLDGAAHSVLERDLAPWSEEKNHLEYKHVFDNVDLTYDVDTAGVKELFRVAKKLDKDPTWTWVVDAPGLTAKLDERGGVVFEDATGTDVFQVPAPTMWDSSDVDGKKAAAVGSVKLAVSQAGDRFKLKVTPDAAWLNDAARQYPVFVDPTTSSAMNDAELAFKSNGPTNTNQGVFIGNSNNGGMWRTQVHYNYEQFFGKQILDAAIVASNPVSGDSSTGTFAGGVYYAPCFGYSCVGDSLASLSVGASGGQSTGTALGARIASWVRAGTTGAYMTITGDETAGKFTYKQIQTALYVAWKDYPLPGTLTSPSPANGGKSSLTPTLKIAGSTDPGGAGLAYQFVVSENVNPDFNVVNDILWIGAPQTQIPQTKLKANTKYYWRVNIKDGYNGVLGSSTVRGSAIWSFTTGNMTSPNRDTASPGDGAVVTNLTPELSIDKVTGAAGGAVKYWYRITTGSDGVSGQIANSGWVDSTSWTPPAGTLQDGSIYWWGVLIKDGTTEYQPWWTNKMTVNLRIGDAGPAPTDKVGPATVNMANGNMGLSFSSPTVSTLGGPMGMSFNYNTLKPSNRGLKGEYFDVTPAAGASPDYSFTGKSPVMVRTDPAINFDWKNGSPGPALKNDYFLVRWSGFLTPDAPGSYQFSALQDDGVRAWIQNTVIIDKWNAPSTTPVWDKPAIALNGSSVAFQLQYQEVVAGAYVTLMAKKDGGAPFEVPASWFTLTPEILPAGWAASTPVAGSAGAFSKAKVTETGVTFTDSTGGVHVFSKTNTGYTPPAGEAGIVALDADNQVSFTTSDGSIYSFNEAGDVTTVSSPVDAKKSAAPISSYRAGSSRIDRISDPLSKVAGSSPAKYDREVVFAYGGDTAASVGLTSADTNSSLACPQVTDSAGTVLFPPAPAGMLCAIIYPGHVSGKRDYTRLFYNTSSANAAKLMRIDDPGSEITSFGYAANGLMSAVRDAAANDWYTVNPGSALRAADYASISYDTSNRIAKIVLPAGDGVTVNARTATSYVYGDNVTYADANGQTVPNVAPSNGHSATVTFDDSLRQLSRTSALGNTANTRWQAKDPNNPADKTIEKDLVWSETDARGFMSTKLYNEQDRLTDTYGPAPASCFGADRKPLASCPIKPGHTHTDYDTGRQGLAMATWDNKQWAGAPKAYRLGIDPAGSGKMTADWGTGSPTPEITADGWTARLTGLITIPATGTWEIQTKVDDAVKVWVDNILYIDDPINGPLHARQATLPTSLNGRTVPVRIDILEDRGSAGFQLLWRNAAVATSTFDWVKDSSLKPDYGYATQTTVDESIPAGVTGAAALPAVTTTDYGTAPWLGQPIATTVDPAGLNLRTEATYETAGAGYLRPLSSRLPAATAAGHPAATAGTTSQYYTDAGGYGTQLSLTTAVCGLPLTTPQYGTLKSTTGPTPAVGSAIVTTVIHDLLGRTVASKRSGDADWTCTSYDLRSRITKVTYPAYGSNPARTVTTTFGKGTDPTLTTVTDPAGTITTRTDYLGRQTEYTDVWGVKTVNTWNHLTQITKSVSTMPDGTTTSTRGYTYDLDGRLLTVLDNGATIAINTYQGSQLASVAYPAGPGNAGNGTALSQIRTNLAGATTGMTWDFGDQAPITEDVVRSQTGRILTNTLADGTTTSKSAYSYDAAGRLIAATIPRHKLTYQYAATSGCGVNTMAGLSGNRTGYTDSLDGATPTTITSCYDHADRLTGTRVTNRQIDANPINGANLSTTTGAPTPADQATLYPGVPAVSLSYDAHGNTVRLADQVISYDAADRHTSTTLPDGTKVTYTRDATNRIVQRTTKDSAGIETTILFGFTGSSAPSFILDKARMLTTYQMALPGGATTLTTAGGARTWSYPNLHGDIVAAADQAGFRSRSSNTYDPFGQPMDPASGAIGSASADDAVANSLANDLDNAWLGGAQKMFEHLGSVATIEMGARQYVPALGRFLEVDPVTGGNPTDYAYPLDPLNSFDLSGEFGSGFRLSDGGNTPIRGSKTQSPFSPTVIGWSQGPFNSLGVRARLAADLLPLNLLNPLTTQIKTAAMWSHVTDQVQSWALEPDGGQLTARVLSNASGLFSIAGPLVSEFGGEIGALAGPLFDIAAVVSGASSLAISCMAFAAGNTCRAGAFGVDGFPGKPRIPGKHELFPSYH